A window of Bombus huntii isolate Logan2020A chromosome 12, iyBomHunt1.1, whole genome shotgun sequence genomic DNA:
TGCAAGCGCTATAGTGATGTAGCGATAGATGACAACGGGTGGTAGGTGGTAGTGGACGAGTGTTTCAAGAAGGGAAGAGAGAGCTACCGCAGCATCACCTCAAGATGTGAAAAGATGAATGACGGAGCTCAATAATGGGGATGAACAAAAGTGCTGTACTTGAAATCAATGGATCATATTGGCGAGGGCATTCTGACGTGCTCGTTTTGCTTCCTCTTCACTGATCCTCTGCTCAATTAAATATTGAGCAGTGCCGATTGCATTAGGATAACCCGTGATAGTCACTATGCGGTTCCTGGTACCAGGAGCGAACATGCCCTTCTTAGAGATTTGTATGTTGGCGCCACTTAGGTGCTGAATCTCAATGAGGGCACGACCACCGGGTCCCAGAATAGCTCCCACTATAACCTCTGCAATTTCTATGTCTACTTTCTTGGTCTCCTTGTTGTTGGCGTCTACCTGTGTAGGACTCTTACTTACAAGTGATAACTGGTTAGTGCCAAGGCCAAACGAATTGTTGTTTAGATGAATAGCACTGGCAGCTGTGTTGTTTTGTCTGAATGGATCAAAAGGCTCGTATCTGTCAAGTGTATTACGTGGTGTGGGAGACGTAGATCCAAGAGCAGGAACTGTTCCAATTGGCCCAAATACGCCGCCATTGTTATTCGAACCATTTGCTGTTGTAGTGCTATCCATAGGATTTCCAAGGTATCCCATACTAGAAGGCATCCCGATTCCCATTCCGAGAAGATTATATTTAGCAAGTGTAGCGATAGCAGACAAAATTTCGCTAGCAGCAGGTTCCGAAAAACCTGCCGTTCGTAAATTTAACTTTATATGTTCCAACAATTGCGTTGTCACTGGTGCTGTACCTGCTGTAATTGCAGCTCCTAAATTCAAGTTCAAGCTTAATCCAGCACCATTCAAGAGACTCACTGTGAACAAATGTAAGTCACAATTTAGTAACTATCATACCTTAATCCTGTAACTATATTACACGTTTTTTATGTTACTAGAAATCTTACCTGTATTGATGCCAGCCGTAGAAGTATACGTGGGAGTGCTTGTAGGTGCTTGAGCATAAGGACTGCCTGTGGGATTGTAATTAGCTACAGGACCACTAACATCTGCGTAACTAACATTTGGACATGTTCCACTATGTGGATCATCTGCCACTTTTGCTAATATCatcattaatgcattacggttattctctttctctccaaTTACCGTTATACATCTTTCTTGCAAAGACACATCTTTTGCCTTCTGACTTATTTGAACGTACGAGCCacattcttcttttatttgtttaatgtAATTTCCAGCTTTACCTATTATCATGCCTGCAGTGCTGTTAGGTACCAAAATTTTTAcctaaaatattatattaaacattaCATGTAAATAAAGAAATGTTAGCCTTCCTTATTACAATCAATAGATATATGACAAGAACACTTTTGGTTGTGcatttctaattaatacgAAAGCAGTTAATAAGTAGGTCACCATTAACAAAAGCAACTTCAGTGAcgtaatatttgtttaatatctGACAAATGTACATGTATAAATATTCTGGTATACTGAACATACATAAAAagcatatacgtatataaacaAAGCTTTTTACCTGTTTATCTCTCTCTGCGGTAGTTTTCCCTGATTCAAAGTCAACAGTTGTCTTTAATGTAAGATCTGGTTTCTCACGAATTTTATCCATAATAAAGTCCATAACTGCCATTATAGCTTCTAAACTACCCGTAATTAAACACACTCTTTCTGTTGTTCCTGTACATCGCATAAAATTGTATGCAAAGACTGTCATGCCACCTTGTACTAACAAATACAGCATAAGGGAATATTTTCAGTCTACCTGGGTAGAAATCGTGGGATTTAGACATTTTGACCCTGGCTCCTGTATCTTTTTGTAACTGGGCAATTGTATCCCCTCCTTTTCCAATGATTGCTCCAGCAGCCACACCAGGGACCAGTACTTTGAGGTGATATGTTCCATCACCccctataaaataaaaaaaaaaagaaattattacattaatcGAACGACAGATGGTATAAAGAcacataaattataaattagtaCATAACAGAGTACAAAAGGTGAAaagttacaatttttaaaacattgaATTCAGTAAGaaatgatatttattacaCTAGCATAAACAGTTagagaaaaatacaaatttaacaCAGTCTTTACAAAACATATACACATTGAAAGCActtcaaatttttttacggaAATCACAGTAATTTCTAATTCATTAAAAGATAAATTGAATGAAAGTGAAACATCAATATTGAACTTGAAAGCTAAAGGTAGCTCTCGTGCGACTTTGGAACGTTTTTCACCAAACTAACACGTTATTCTGTGATTGGCGTTCAAACTTGTGACTTTTGATTGGTTCCTAAATCGGTGGAACGCGAAATCATGCGTACTCACGGGCACGCGAGCGCAGGGAGACCAATATCAACGAGCACGCAGCACGAGTCACGAAAAAGTGTCGGGTAATCGGTGGACGAAGGATAGGGAAGTGCAATGCGGAAAGACACAAAGTTTTGATGCGTTGAAGGCAAACAGCTGTTTGACAGATGGAAGCCCTGTGCGCTCACTCGGTTCGCATCGACCTTGACCCGCAACCTCGGCAGCGGAACGGTGTGCCTGACAACTCACCGATACGCCACATCCTAGTAACTGCCACTTAACGGGTAGCAGGCGCGTTCCTTAGTACGCCGCTTTCGCGACAACGGCGGCACTGCACTACGAGAATACGCCAGAGAAAAGGTACACAATATGCGTACGGATGGAACAAGGTGTAGGTCCCTTCCAGCGAGTCTTGCCGCGAACTTAGCAGTTGCACGTCCGATGAAACGGGCGCGACAGGGACGAAGTTGCAGAGTCACGGACCGTGATCGACAGCCACCGCAGCAGCGATTCTCCATTAACGACGTTCACAGGCACAACCGCCCACGCAGGAACAATGACGACGATGACGGCCACGATGACAGCAGAGACAGCCACAACGACTACGTCGACGACGACAAAAACGATAAGGAAGACGAACAGGAAAATAAGGACAATGTTGACGATTACGGTGATTGGGGGAAGGGTGGAGGGGAGAGGCGACAACGAAGACGAAAACGACAATGACAATGGTGACGTTGACGATAATAAAATGACCGTCAACGCGTAAAAACACCGTTACAGGTGTTGCGTGAATTGGCGCTAACGATACGAGGCAAGGAAATAGCGAAGAAAtagggaaaataggggagatgAGAGAcggaaaaagagaaggagacGTGGCACGAGAGGATGCGCGAACCGCTGTGCGGTGCACCGTGTTCGCGTTCTCGCCTCCGTGTACACGTTCGCCAGGCTTCGAAGTGGGAAACGAAAGGGAACGGTCGTAGCGAGCGATCGCTATGTCAACAGCAGCACCAGCGACAAGATTGTCAAAGGCGTGCGAGAGAGTAAAGAGCATCGCAGGCAAGAGAGAGAACAGTGAAAaaagagagagcgagagaaagagagagaaggagagagaaaatCATTGTGAGTGTACTTTATCGTATGTATAGGAAGATTGGTGAAGGTGCGTAGGGAAGCTTAGACCGCGACAGTCGATAAAAATGATTGACAACGCGCAATTAAAATACCTGATCCGTAATGAGACCTCTTCGTCGCGCCATTTTCCGCGTCACAATCAAGCGGCCGCTTCCTGGAGTCTGCAATCTCCGGGGAGGGACACGTCTCCATTCCTGAGTCGGCAGCCATCTTGTCTTTTCGGTCGGGCACGCCAAGAGAAACGAGGAGAGAGAGGTAGAGTAAGAGAGAGACGTACTTTGACACAGAGACGATAGTCGCGACCGGTGGCAAGTGTCGTTCAAAGCAAGCGATGGGAGACGCACCACACACGGACCGGACGAACGAATGAACGTACGCACGACCACGATAGGTTTAAGCGGAAGGGAGATGACGGACATATAGACACACGTATAGACGAACGAACAAACGACGAAAGCCCTCGCGGGGTACCGCGTCTCACTGGCGACTGCTCGCGGCTGCCTTGCCAACCAGCTGGTTGATACTCGATGGTGTGTGCCTCGGCCCTCGCGTTCCTCTCTCGCTCGTTCTGTCTCCCTCGCTCTTATGCCACTTCGGATCACCAGTTAGACTCTCTTCTTCTAACTAGCCCTCGCGGGCTCCGTTCTGCAGGAACGTACTGTTCAACGTACACCAGGGGCGTCTTATTTCGGGCCCTTATGCATTCATGCATATACTCTTCCATCTTTTAACCAAAAATTCCATCGTTACGACAAACACACATTTATACGCTCGTCTCTCACTTTATACTTCTTAATAATTTCAAAGTGTAGTCTCGTTGATTTAATTTCGCTTCTTCTGTTGATAATAACAATGTAacattatattacataatttattGCATTTTTTTCCCACCTTTATAAACTCATCTGACCGATTTAATATTTCGTCACAAGCGAGTTAATGATTTCTAATACGTATCACAACCGATCTACCGTGAATCAGAGTTAGCTGAACGAATAGCTATCGATTGATTTTACTGCTAACCATCATACAGTTACAGTTGCGACTTACCGTGGCATGTTGCATTTATCGTATGTATCTATAAGTAATGCAAGGATGTCGTAAACGGTACTAATTTGAATTTCATGTATTTAATCCGctattttaaaagatattgTTCCTATTAAGAGAAAACCGTctatatcataaaaatatttttcctgtCAAGGACGTTAATCTTGTTGGTGCGCACTGCAGTATGACATCATAGTTCATGTGCAAGTGAATAAGATGCATTTGATTTCCTAGCGATGATTTCAAAACTACGATCATAGTCGCTTATCACGATCATGCATGATGTTTAGATCAATTTTTATCAACGAATATAGATGCTACTATGGTATCGCATGATGATtcgatttattattcaaatatgGATTAATTATTgagaatatttatgaattttgaCGATGAATTGAAGTCGATGTATACCGCCGCATACCTTTGAAACTAACTTTCTGTTTGTCGAAACAGTCATTGACTTTAAGATATGGAAATAATGGGATCCGTTACATCTAGTCAGTCGAAAGGGAAACAGCCATTTTTCTTTGAAAGTGAAATCATAGGATATATCACGTATACGTGTACGTAATGTACGTGCATCTGTTGgttaataatattcttatcCGTTAATATAGTTAGAGTCTGAAAAAAGATGTACTTTTCAGAGTCTTATCTAAGAAAACAAGGAAGATAGTGTGCCCTATGGGCTTGTAATGAATTACgtgttcaaaaatataattcatattattttaaatttcgcaGTAGAGAGTTGAGTaaataatttgcaaaaataatcgattaaaaaatatcactCTTCTTGTTATTATCTcacattaataatttaaaaaaaatcacgatattttATCGACATATATTAAAACGGAAGAGACTGACAATGTTATTACATTATCAATATGCATGATCAAAATAACGTCCATTATACCATAATAGATTTTTTGCAATGGGCAGAAACAATGCAGTCATCGTTGAAACTCGTGGGTATTGTTTTCTAATACCGATTGCGCGCACATGTGACTGAAACGGCATTGCTGGCACACTGTAAATCGTATCTAAAACGATTCCCCTTAAAAAATTGCTTTCCAAAAATACATattcccttttttcttttcaactAAAACGATTCATTATCAAGAGAGGCAAAGTTCAAAGTTGCAGTGATATCAGACGATACGTAAATACgtagataaaaatttgtttcgcaTTACAAACTAATCGTATAAATCCATGAGTGAACAATGCTATATACACAAACGCTTTCAGTCATAGTCGCATGTCGCAATGCTGTTACTAGTAATGAATCAGCTCATCGTTGGAACGACAAGAGCGACAATTCGTGAATCGCGGGATTATTCTTCTTTTGAAAATGTTGTTCTTAAGCCACGAGGTGGCTCCTGGCTACTATTTAAACCTTCACCTGATAATCAAAACTACGTTTGGACACGCGCGCACACGATTGCATTTCGGGATCTTTATATCATCTGTTATATCATCAGAAATGAAATGAAGTGAAATTTGTCTGTCTCTCGTGATACTCCTGTTCGGCTTCTTCTATTTGCTTTAACTAAAGGCGCGAACACGTTGGTTGTTGTGTTCGCGTGTATGACTCTCACAACTGTCCCTCCGATCCAATTATGTAGGTGCATGTAACACATATGTTGTCATGAATTTTTCGAGCGATGGGACTAGTAGCACTAGTAGCGTTACTCAATATATAATCACTGTACGACCTCGCTCGATTGCACTTCTCTCTCATACGACACACCGTATGTTTCGCTACTAAATCATTCTAAACTTCTACGTGAAATACACATTACAATAGTTACATTGTTATATGCATAATTACATTACCAAGCGCGAATCTAATTGTGTATTTATTTTGGTTGCATTATTCATTACGTTAATTACTAAAaactgattaaaaaatttcaataataatttttctaccCCAAAATTGAAAAGTTTGATCCTTTAGAACTGATCACGTTAAGTAACAATCACGGAATTTTTTCCCTTATTACGTCACATATCCAGCGTTCGAATGAGGTAGCATCTCTAAATAAACATATGTATAACTATTGCTATAACCGGTTTATCGTGTTATGTGATTTTCGATTGTGACGCTTAAGTAAGTCTTAGGAGCGTTACTTAACTGTTAAAGGAATAAGTTCCTTAAAAATAAAGTCCTTGTTCCACAGCA
This region includes:
- the LOC126872045 gene encoding RNA-binding protein Pasilla isoform X1; amino-acid sequence: MAADSGMETCPSPEIADSRKRPLDCDAENGATKRSHYGSGGDGTYHLKVLVPGVAAGAIIGKGGDTIAQLQKDTGARVKMSKSHDFYPGTTERVCLITGSLEAIMAVMDFIMDKIREKPDLTLKTTVDFESGKTTAERDKQVKILVPNSTAGMIIGKAGNYIKQIKEECGSYVQISQKAKDVSLQERCITVIGEKENNRNALMMILAKVADDPHSGTCPNVSYADVSGPVANYNPTGSPYAQAPTSTPTYTSTAGINTVSLLNGAGLSLNLNLGAAITAGTAPVTTQLLEHIKLNLRTAGFSEPAASEILSAIATLAKYNLLGMGIGMPSSMGYLGNPMDSTTTANGSNNNGGVFGPIGTVPALGSTSPTPRNTLDRYEPFDPFRQNNTAASAIHLNNNSFGLGTNQLSLVSKSPTQVDANNKETKKVDIEIAEVIVGAILGPGGRALIEIQHLSGANIQISKKGMFAPGTRNRIVTITGYPNAIGTAQYLIEQRISEEEAKRARQNALANMIH
- the LOC126872045 gene encoding RNA-binding protein Pasilla isoform X2; the protein is MWRIGGDGTYHLKVLVPGVAAGAIIGKGGDTIAQLQKDTGARVKMSKSHDFYPGTTERVCLITGSLEAIMAVMDFIMDKIREKPDLTLKTTVDFESGKTTAERDKQVKILVPNSTAGMIIGKAGNYIKQIKEECGSYVQISQKAKDVSLQERCITVIGEKENNRNALMMILAKVADDPHSGTCPNVSYADVSGPVANYNPTGSPYAQAPTSTPTYTSTAGINTVSLLNGAGLSLNLNLGAAITAGTAPVTTQLLEHIKLNLRTAGFSEPAASEILSAIATLAKYNLLGMGIGMPSSMGYLGNPMDSTTTANGSNNNGGVFGPIGTVPALGSTSPTPRNTLDRYEPFDPFRQNNTAASAIHLNNNSFGLGTNQLSLVSKSPTQVDANNKETKKVDIEIAEVIVGAILGPGGRALIEIQHLSGANIQISKKGMFAPGTRNRIVTITGYPNAIGTAQYLIEQRISEEEAKRARQNALANMIH
- the LOC126872045 gene encoding RNA-binding protein Pasilla isoform X3 — encoded protein: MSKSHDFYPGTTERVCLITGSLEAIMAVMDFIMDKIREKPDLTLKTTVDFESGKTTAERDKQVKILVPNSTAGMIIGKAGNYIKQIKEECGSYVQISQKAKDVSLQERCITVIGEKENNRNALMMILAKVADDPHSGTCPNVSYADVSGPVANYNPTGSPYAQAPTSTPTYTSTAGINTVSLLNGAGLSLNLNLGAAITAGTAPVTTQLLEHIKLNLRTAGFSEPAASEILSAIATLAKYNLLGMGIGMPSSMGYLGNPMDSTTTANGSNNNGGVFGPIGTVPALGSTSPTPRNTLDRYEPFDPFRQNNTAASAIHLNNNSFGLGTNQLSLVSKSPTQVDANNKETKKVDIEIAEVIVGAILGPGGRALIEIQHLSGANIQISKKGMFAPGTRNRIVTITGYPNAIGTAQYLIEQRISEEEAKRARQNALANMIH
- the LOC126872045 gene encoding RNA-binding protein Pasilla isoform X4, with amino-acid sequence MAADSGMETCPSPEIADSRKRPLDCDAENGATKRSHYGSGGDGTYHLKVLVPGVAAGAIIGKGGDTIAQLQKDTGARVKMSKSHDFYPGTTERVCLITGSLEAIMAVMDFIMDKIREKPDLTLKTTVDFESGKTTAERDKQVKILVPNSTAGMIIGKAGNYIKQIKEECGSYVQISQKAKDVSLQERCITVIGEKENNRNALMMILAKVADDPHSGTCPNVSYADVSGPVANYNPTGSPYAQAPTSTPTYTSTAGINTVSLLNGAGLSLNLNLGAAITAGTAPVTTQLLEHIKLNLRTAGFSEPAASEILSAIATLAKYNLLGMGIGMPSSMGYLGNPMDSTTTANGSNNNGGVFGPIGTVPALGSTSPTPRNTLDRYEPFDPFRQNNTAASAIHLNNNSFGLGTNQLSLRL
- the LOC126872045 gene encoding RNA-binding protein Pasilla isoform X5 — translated: MAADSGMETCPSPEIADSRKRPLDCDAENGATKRSHYGSGGDGTYHLKVLVPGVAAGAIIGKGGDTIAQLQKDTGARVKMSKSHDFYPGTTERVCLITGSLEAIMAVMDFIMDKIREKPDLTLKTTVDFESGKTTAERDKQVKILVPNSTAGMIIGKAGNYIKQIKEECGSYVQISQKAKDVSLQERCITVIGEKENNRNALMMILAKVADDPHSGTCPNVSYADVSGPVANYNPTGSPYAQAPTSTPTYTSTAGINTVSLLNGAGLSLNLNLGAAITAGTAPVTTQLLEHIKLNLRTAGFSEPAASEILSAIATLAKYNLLGMGIGMPSSMGYLGNPMDSTTTANGSNNNGGVFGPIGTVPALGSTSPTPRNTLDRYEPFDPFRQNNTAASAIHLNNNSFGLGTNQLSLF